A window of Deltaproteobacteria bacterium contains these coding sequences:
- a CDS encoding TIGR03668 family PPOX class F420-dependent oxidoreductase, giving the protein MSKNPNSTLAPPVSRLFRSTAQLTPQASKLIYSACTAHLATADKSGVPHVIPICFVFDGKSFCSPIDEKPKRTTQLKRLKNIAENPTVALVIDRYDEDWCKLAYVLVHGKARVLRSGERHRAAVKLLRAKYRQYRTMAIDERPMIVIAPKQLVCWSAEPQRFWAFMKRTRRSLKPGSIERS; this is encoded by the coding sequence GTGAGTAAGAATCCGAACTCAACTCTCGCGCCTCCTGTCTCACGCCTTTTCCGATCCACTGCGCAACTCACGCCTCAAGCCTCGAAACTAATTTATTCCGCTTGCACCGCCCACCTCGCCACCGCCGACAAATCTGGCGTGCCCCACGTTATCCCTATTTGTTTCGTCTTCGACGGCAAGAGTTTCTGCTCCCCCATCGACGAAAAACCCAAGCGCACCACCCAGCTCAAACGATTGAAGAACATTGCGGAAAATCCCACCGTGGCTCTGGTCATCGACCGCTATGACGAGGACTGGTGCAAGCTGGCCTACGTTCTAGTGCACGGCAAAGCGCGGGTCCTGCGCAGCGGCGAACGACATCGTGCCGCGGTCAAGCTGCTGCGGGCCAAGTACCGTCAATACCGCACGATGGCGATCGATGAACGGCCGATGATTGTGATTGCGCCGAAACAGCTGGTTTGCTGGAGTGCTGAGCCACAAAGGTTTTGGGCCTTCATGAAAAGGACTCGCCGGTCTTTGAAACCCGGCAGTATTGAAAGGTCCTGA
- a CDS encoding RidA family protein, whose translation MAKTTLNPEGLPVPRGSYNLVNIAQPGRMVFIAGQTASDHDGKVVGVGDPREQTRFILGKVRRAVEAAGGTMKDVVALNVFSTDVRYHRDINETRREVLGDNFPTSTMVQVVALARPELLLEINAIAVIA comes from the coding sequence ATGGCCAAGACGACGCTCAATCCTGAGGGACTGCCGGTACCGAGAGGAAGTTACAATCTCGTCAATATCGCCCAGCCTGGGCGAATGGTTTTTATCGCCGGCCAGACGGCGTCCGATCATGACGGCAAAGTTGTCGGTGTTGGCGACCCTCGGGAGCAAACTCGCTTCATATTGGGCAAGGTCCGGCGGGCGGTGGAAGCTGCCGGCGGCACGATGAAGGATGTCGTCGCACTGAACGTCTTTTCCACCGATGTGCGTTACCACCGCGACATCAACGAGACGCGGCGGGAAGTGCTTGGCGACAACTTTCCGACCAGCACCATGGTGCAAGTGGTGGCGTTGGCGCGGCCGGAGTTGTTGCTGGAGATCAATGCGATTGCGGTGATAGCGTAA
- a CDS encoding dienelactone hydrolase family protein, translating into MAAKKSGGIVPTMIKYGGGISAVRALPKAKGKRPAVIILHERYGIDQHTKDLTAKLAQAGFVGLAPDLFHRFTGDRKLVLKGEQRVDLTDDGALSDLNAAVEYLKKLKEADASKIGIIGVCQSGRQPVLLAAKRGDIAGAVVLYGAIGGREWQGSELRPTPIEELVSQVNCPVLGVFGEADHIIPVDDVARFRNCFEKYKKSCHIRIYRDAPHGWLNDTMPGRYRKEAANDAWKLMMAFLKKCFAGGWDKNRIFCTYESDYSTTYDFKKNVRME; encoded by the coding sequence ATGGCGGCAAAGAAATCGGGCGGCATCGTTCCAACCATGATCAAATACGGCGGCGGCATCAGCGCGGTGCGGGCGCTGCCCAAAGCCAAGGGCAAGCGGCCGGCGGTGATCATTCTGCACGAGCGCTACGGCATCGATCAGCACACAAAAGACCTGACGGCGAAGTTGGCGCAAGCGGGTTTCGTCGGGCTCGCGCCGGATTTGTTTCATCGCTTTACGGGTGATCGAAAGCTGGTGCTCAAAGGCGAGCAGCGGGTGGATCTCACCGATGACGGCGCGTTGTCGGACCTGAATGCTGCTGTGGAATATTTGAAAAAACTGAAAGAAGCGGACGCTTCGAAGATCGGTATTATCGGTGTCTGCCAAAGCGGCCGCCAGCCCGTCTTGTTGGCAGCGAAGCGCGGCGACATCGCCGGCGCGGTGGTTCTCTACGGCGCCATCGGTGGCAGAGAGTGGCAAGGCAGCGAGCTGCGGCCGACGCCAATCGAAGAACTGGTCTCGCAGGTAAACTGCCCAGTGCTCGGTGTGTTCGGCGAGGCCGACCACATTATTCCCGTCGACGACGTAGCCCGCTTCCGCAACTGCTTCGAGAAATACAAAAAGAGCTGCCACATTCGCATTTACCGCGATGCCCCGCACGGCTGGCTGAATGACACCATGCCGGGCCGTTATCGCAAAGAAGCGGCAAACGATGCCTGGAAGTTGATGATGGCATTTTTGAAAAAATGCTTCGCCGGCGGTTGGGACAAGAACCGGATTTTCTGCACTTACGAGAGCGACTATTCGACCACGTACGATTTCAAAAAGAACGTGCGCATGGAGTAG
- a CDS encoding ABC transporter substrate-binding protein, which translates to MKFRKFLAKITFTLCLVSLIPGAQSAHAERVSIATPSRGLFEFPVVVAMRKGFYKAEGIDVDKVQMQPALGVKALISGDVDYLLAWGSALRAAVTGVPIKNVVGIAGRPLHVLIARPGVNTPQDLRNRVIGVDSVAGTVDYLSRVAVRHFGMEPEKDVKIIVTGESPTRLAALRSGAIDATPIDVAFAVKAEDEGFRRMVYLGDLIELPLSGMAVTDEKLKNQRDQVRRMVRATVRGTRYFKQNRNETVQMLADYLKITPTQAAKAYDTSLNSFSDDGMISDRGVQLDVQLTKERLKMTKDIPLSQLVDWSLVKEIK; encoded by the coding sequence ATGAAATTCAGAAAGTTTTTAGCGAAAATTACATTTACCCTGTGTCTCGTTAGCCTTATTCCGGGCGCGCAGTCCGCGCACGCCGAACGCGTCTCCATTGCGACGCCGAGCCGGGGCCTGTTTGAATTCCCAGTAGTCGTCGCCATGAGAAAGGGCTTTTACAAAGCCGAAGGCATCGACGTCGACAAAGTGCAGATGCAACCAGCGTTAGGCGTCAAAGCGCTGATTTCCGGCGACGTCGACTACCTGCTCGCCTGGGGGTCCGCGCTGCGCGCTGCCGTCACCGGTGTGCCAATCAAAAATGTCGTCGGCATCGCCGGCCGGCCGTTGCATGTATTGATTGCCCGCCCCGGCGTTAACACGCCCCAAGACCTGCGCAATCGAGTCATCGGCGTCGACTCCGTCGCCGGCACCGTCGATTACTTGTCCCGCGTCGCTGTGCGCCACTTCGGCATGGAACCGGAAAAAGATGTGAAAATTATCGTCACGGGCGAAAGCCCCACGCGTCTAGCCGCGCTGCGTTCGGGTGCCATCGACGCCACGCCGATCGACGTCGCCTTCGCCGTCAAAGCCGAAGATGAAGGCTTCCGCCGCATGGTTTATCTGGGCGATTTGATCGAGCTGCCGCTCTCCGGCATGGCTGTCACCGACGAAAAGCTAAAAAACCAGCGCGACCAGGTCCGCCGCATGGTGCGCGCCACCGTCCGCGGCACGCGCTACTTCAAACAAAACCGCAATGAAACAGTGCAAATGCTCGCCGACTATTTAAAGATCACTCCAACACAGGCCGCCAAAGCCTACGACACGTCTCTAAACTCTTTTTCCGACGACGGCATGATCTCCGACCGAGGAGTCCAGCTCGACGTGCAGCTCACCAAAGAGCGCTTGAAGATGACCAAAGACATTCCGCTCAGCCAATTGGTGGATTGGAGTTTGGTTAAGGAGATTAAATAG
- a CDS encoding ABC transporter substrate-binding protein, translating to MEKLFLTVGCGAYDRTFALRTGEVQAEGIRINYVPLEAEEIFWRMGHHQEFDVSEMSLSNHVTMISRGNSPFVAIPVFPSRYFRHSCVFINTDSGIKTAADFKGKKVGAPEYSITAAVWVRGFLNDDYGVKASDMHWFTGGQEEAGRKERVKLTLPPEIKLDPIADGKTLNGMLESGEIDVLISARAPSSFMKGNPKIKRLFPNYKDVEIDYYKRTKIFPIMHVLVIKREVYEKNPWIARSLYKAFCEAKDVAIKNMHISNTMACTLPWLPWEREQLREIFGPDWWPYGVEANRHVLEHLIRYMGEQGLLARKPTVEEIFAPNVVGEFKI from the coding sequence GTGGAGAAATTATTTTTAACCGTCGGCTGCGGCGCTTACGATCGCACGTTCGCGCTGCGCACCGGCGAGGTTCAAGCCGAAGGCATTCGCATCAACTATGTGCCGCTCGAAGCCGAAGAGATTTTCTGGCGCATGGGCCATCATCAAGAATTCGATGTTTCCGAAATGTCGTTGTCCAATCATGTGACCATGATCAGCCGCGGCAACTCGCCGTTCGTCGCGATACCGGTGTTTCCGTCGCGCTACTTCCGCCATTCTTGCGTGTTCATCAACACCGACTCCGGCATCAAGACCGCCGCCGACTTTAAAGGCAAGAAAGTCGGTGCGCCGGAATATTCGATTACCGCCGCGGTGTGGGTTCGCGGCTTCTTGAACGACGACTACGGTGTCAAAGCATCCGACATGCATTGGTTCACCGGCGGCCAGGAAGAAGCCGGCCGCAAGGAGCGCGTCAAGCTTACTCTGCCGCCGGAGATCAAGCTCGACCCGATCGCCGATGGCAAGACGTTGAACGGCATGTTGGAGAGCGGCGAAATCGACGTGCTGATCTCCGCCCGCGCGCCGTCGTCGTTCATGAAGGGGAACCCGAAGATCAAACGTTTGTTCCCCAACTACAAAGACGTAGAAATCGACTACTACAAGCGCACCAAGATCTTTCCGATCATGCATGTGCTGGTGATCAAGCGCGAAGTTTACGAAAAAAATCCCTGGATCGCCCGCAGTCTCTACAAAGCTTTCTGCGAAGCCAAAGACGTCGCGATCAAGAACATGCACATCTCGAACACCATGGCCTGCACCCTGCCCTGGCTGCCGTGGGAGCGAGAGCAACTACGTGAAATCTTTGGCCCCGACTGGTGGCCCTACGGCGTCGAAGCCAATCGCCACGTGCTGGAACACTTGATCCGCTACATGGGTGAACAGGGCCTGCTTGCGCGCAAGCCGACAGTGGAAGAAATCTTTGCGCCCAACGTGGTGGGCGAGTTTAAAATCTGA